One window of the Burkholderia sp. FERM BP-3421 genome contains the following:
- a CDS encoding DUF2612 domain-containing protein, whose product MAELEEYIGLITSEHRERPRFSSTVGALVGPLVEQLNAIGSMPEKFDLDVAKGVQLDAIGMWVGVSRRINAQLANVYFSFDLSGIGYDQGIWKGPYDPDMGLVMLDDDTYRLVIRAKIGANHWDGTLASSAAILNSIFGPDTHAFFEDNQDMSMTIGISGRVPSAVFLALLAGGYIPLKPEGVRVNFTLVTTADGEPLFGLDMDNQYVAGLDRGAWGVPA is encoded by the coding sequence ATGGCCGAACTCGAGGAGTACATCGGCCTGATCACCTCCGAGCACCGGGAGCGGCCGCGCTTCTCGTCGACCGTGGGCGCGCTCGTGGGGCCGCTCGTGGAGCAGCTGAATGCCATCGGGTCGATGCCGGAGAAATTCGATCTCGATGTGGCGAAAGGCGTGCAGCTCGATGCGATCGGGATGTGGGTGGGGGTGTCGAGACGCATCAATGCGCAGCTCGCGAACGTCTACTTTTCGTTCGACCTCTCGGGCATCGGCTATGACCAGGGGATCTGGAAAGGGCCTTACGACCCGGACATGGGCCTGGTGATGCTCGACGACGACACGTACCGGCTCGTGATCCGCGCGAAGATCGGTGCGAATCATTGGGACGGGACGCTGGCGTCGAGCGCGGCCATTCTGAACAGCATCTTCGGCCCGGATACGCATGCGTTTTTCGAGGACAACCAGGATATGTCGATGACGATCGGCATTTCGGGGAGGGTGCCGTCGGCGGTGTTCCTGGCGTTGCTGGCGGGCGGATACATCCCGTTGAAGCCGGAAGGCGTGCGCGTCAACTTCACACTCGTCACCACAGCAGACGGGGAGCCCCTCTTCGGGCTCGACATGGATAACCAATACGTCGCCGGGCTCGATCGCGGAGCATGGGGCGTTCCTGCATAG
- a CDS encoding baseplate J/gp47 family protein produces MTLSTLAPTIDANGITAPAYADVLAYLQDKFRAIYGVDAYLEPDSQDGQLLAVFAKAMSDVNATAIAIYNAFSPATAQGAALSSNVKINGIARKLASYSSVDLRLVGQAGATITNGTARDENGEKWQLPASVVIPPSGEITVTATCARIGAVAARAGTVAQIATPMRGWQSVINPADAAVGAPVESDAALRLRQTISTALPSMTVLDGIIGAVANVVGVTRYVAYENDTSDTDKNGIPPHAVSLVVEGGDAQLVAQAIASKKTPGAGTFGQTAVVVKDVYDRPITIQFFRPAAARIVATVNLKALAGYTTQTGQQIRQAVADYVNALPIGGGLSGSVEWGDALTAANGVGGGRTFKLAGLALSGPRGSGAPDVPLLFNEAAACSPDDVTVVI; encoded by the coding sequence GTGACGCTTTCCACCCTTGCACCCACGATCGACGCGAACGGCATCACGGCGCCGGCCTATGCCGATGTGTTGGCGTACCTTCAGGACAAGTTCCGCGCGATCTACGGCGTCGACGCCTACCTCGAACCCGACAGCCAGGACGGCCAGCTGCTCGCGGTGTTCGCGAAGGCGATGAGCGACGTCAACGCGACCGCGATCGCGATCTACAACGCCTTCAGCCCGGCCACGGCGCAGGGCGCCGCGTTGTCGAGCAACGTGAAGATCAACGGCATCGCGCGCAAGCTCGCGTCGTACTCGAGCGTCGACCTGCGGCTCGTCGGACAGGCGGGCGCGACCATCACGAACGGCACGGCCCGGGACGAGAACGGCGAGAAGTGGCAGTTGCCCGCGAGTGTCGTGATTCCGCCGAGCGGCGAAATCACCGTGACCGCGACCTGCGCGCGGATCGGCGCGGTGGCGGCGCGGGCCGGCACGGTGGCGCAGATCGCGACGCCGATGCGCGGCTGGCAGAGCGTGATCAATCCGGCGGATGCGGCCGTCGGCGCGCCGGTCGAGTCGGATGCGGCGCTGCGGCTGCGGCAGACCATCTCGACCGCGCTGCCGTCGATGACCGTGCTCGACGGGATCATCGGCGCGGTCGCGAACGTGGTTGGCGTGACGCGCTATGTCGCCTACGAGAACGATACGAGCGACACGGACAAGAACGGCATTCCGCCGCATGCCGTGTCGCTGGTGGTCGAGGGCGGCGACGCGCAGCTGGTCGCGCAGGCCATCGCCTCGAAGAAGACGCCGGGAGCGGGCACCTTCGGCCAGACGGCGGTGGTCGTCAAGGACGTCTACGACCGTCCGATCACGATCCAGTTCTTCCGGCCCGCCGCGGCGCGCATCGTGGCCACCGTCAATCTGAAGGCGCTGGCGGGATATACGACGCAGACCGGGCAGCAGATCCGGCAGGCGGTGGCGGACTACGTCAACGCGCTGCCGATCGGCGGGGGGCTGTCGGGCAGCGTCGAGTGGGGCGATGCGCTGACGGCGGCCAACGGCGTGGGCGGCGGGCGGACCTTCAAGCTCGCGGGTCTCGCGTTGTCCGGACCGCGCGGGAGCGGCGCGCCCGATGTTCCGCTGCTGTTCAACGAAGCGGCGGCCTGTTCGCCGGACGACGTCACGGTGGTGATCTGA
- a CDS encoding Gp138 family membrane-puncturing spike protein, translating into MDKLQKYGDSAAALRAMLRTSRSDLWTALPAIVDSFDAALQTCAVQLAIKPQRQAADGAVASIPFKVLVDCPVQFPAGGQCALTFPVMPGDECLVVFASRCIDAWWQSGGVQDQAELRMHDLSDGFVLLGYRSRPRALANVSGHSTQLRSDDGATYIDLDPSRQKVTIVAPGGFDVIAPQSTFSAAVTIQGLLTFVGGMVGSATSGAAARISGAIDFVGQVLANGKRIDDTHTHGGVQPGGGNTGNVN; encoded by the coding sequence ATGGACAAACTTCAGAAATACGGCGATTCGGCGGCCGCACTGCGCGCCATGCTGCGTACGTCGCGCAGCGATCTCTGGACCGCGCTGCCGGCCATCGTCGATTCGTTCGACGCGGCCCTGCAAACCTGCGCGGTACAGCTGGCGATCAAGCCGCAGCGCCAGGCGGCGGACGGCGCCGTGGCCTCGATTCCGTTCAAGGTGCTGGTCGATTGCCCGGTGCAGTTTCCGGCGGGCGGCCAGTGCGCGTTGACCTTTCCCGTCATGCCCGGCGATGAGTGCCTGGTGGTGTTCGCGTCGCGCTGCATCGACGCCTGGTGGCAATCGGGCGGCGTGCAGGATCAGGCGGAACTGCGCATGCATGACCTGTCGGACGGCTTCGTGCTGCTCGGCTACCGCTCGCGGCCGCGCGCGCTGGCCAACGTCAGCGGGCACTCCACGCAACTGCGCAGCGACGACGGCGCGACCTATATCGATCTCGATCCGAGCCGGCAGAAGGTGACGATCGTCGCGCCCGGCGGCTTTGACGTGATCGCGCCGCAATCGACGTTCTCGGCGGCGGTGACGATCCAGGGCCTGTTGACCTTCGTCGGCGGCATGGTCGGCAGCGCGACGAGCGGCGCGGCCGCGAGGATCAGCGGCGCGATCGACTTCGTCGGACAGGTGCTGGCGAACGGCAAGCGCATCGACGATACGCATACCCATGGCGGTGTCCAGCCCGGCGGCGGCAACACCGGCAACGTCAACTGA
- a CDS encoding phage baseplate plug family protein has protein sequence MTIYEIPLSGDNQTFKISLGGVLYRLTLVYRGPGGWVLDIADVNGGPLVAGIPLVTGIDLLAQYAHLGFAGALRVQGAAHPDDVPDFDNLGAGARLYWVTDQ, from the coding sequence ATGACGATCTATGAAATCCCGCTTTCGGGCGACAACCAGACCTTCAAGATCTCGCTGGGCGGCGTGCTGTACCGGCTCACGCTCGTGTATCGCGGGCCCGGCGGCTGGGTGCTCGACATCGCGGATGTCAACGGCGGCCCGCTGGTGGCCGGGATTCCGCTCGTGACGGGCATCGACCTGCTCGCGCAGTACGCACACCTCGGCTTCGCGGGCGCGCTGCGGGTGCAGGGCGCGGCGCATCCCGACGATGTGCCCGACTTCGACAACCTGGGCGCGGGTGCGCGCCTGTACTGGGTGACCGACCAATGA
- a CDS encoding phage baseplate protein: protein MVLLSSKWIDNIEIAVSIEEQYNDELTIVDHPVENGAQISDHAYRRPSEVILQCGWSNADYKALLGASQTNFNGTLSNPDYVNGVYSRLLALQQRCERFNVTTSRRRYSNMLIAGLAVSTDVKNRAALIVKATLREILVVDTKATTLAPRANQAQPAATSELQDQGTKQLAPANPAPGGASPPDQWR from the coding sequence ATGGTCTTGCTATCGAGCAAGTGGATCGACAACATCGAGATCGCAGTCTCGATCGAGGAGCAGTACAACGACGAGCTGACGATCGTCGATCATCCCGTCGAGAACGGGGCGCAGATCAGCGATCACGCCTATCGCCGGCCGAGCGAAGTGATCCTGCAGTGCGGCTGGTCGAACGCCGATTACAAGGCACTGCTCGGCGCGTCGCAGACGAATTTCAACGGCACGCTGTCGAACCCGGACTACGTGAACGGCGTGTATTCGCGCCTGCTTGCGCTGCAGCAGCGGTGCGAGAGGTTCAACGTCACGACGAGCCGGCGGCGGTACAGCAACATGCTGATCGCGGGGCTCGCGGTCAGCACCGACGTGAAGAATCGCGCGGCGTTGATCGTCAAGGCGACGCTGCGCGAGATCCTGGTGGTCGACACGAAGGCGACGACGCTCGCGCCAAGGGCGAATCAGGCGCAGCCGGCCGCGACGTCGGAACTCCAGGACCAGGGCACGAAGCAGCTCGCGCCCGCCAACCCCGCGCCGGGCGGCGCGTCTCCACCGGACCAATGGCGATGA
- a CDS encoding DUF6889 family protein translates to MRTLPGGEDWILAPVLEGLCTFESLKDGTLDLADVALLNDALAVRADNHAALRRKLEREHG, encoded by the coding sequence ATCCGGACGCTGCCCGGGGGCGAGGACTGGATCCTCGCTCCCGTCCTCGAGGGGCTCTGCACGTTCGAGAGCCTGAAGGACGGGACGCTGGATCTGGCCGACGTCGCGTTGCTGAACGACGCGCTCGCCGTCCGGGCGGACAACCACGCGGCCCTGCGCCGCAAGCTGGAGCGGGAACATGGCTGA
- a CDS encoding phage tail assembly chaperone produces MATEIELNGERYAVGKLSALQQFHVSRRIAPIIPSLIPVLMRFATGYDALVPVRGPADAPEAAGAADAREDAGAVRDVLRMVDVVTPVLQPFADALAGLRDEDAEYVFGTCLSVVERRQDHGWSRIWSPAQQTAMFDDLDLGVMLPLVARVVIANLGPFIRGLLTSQTSSPAAI; encoded by the coding sequence ATGGCGACGGAAATCGAATTGAACGGCGAGCGTTACGCCGTCGGCAAGCTGAGCGCGCTGCAGCAGTTTCATGTGTCGCGCCGGATTGCACCGATCATCCCGTCGCTGATCCCGGTCCTGATGCGGTTCGCGACCGGGTACGACGCGCTCGTCCCGGTCCGCGGGCCGGCCGACGCGCCGGAGGCGGCGGGCGCTGCGGACGCCCGGGAGGACGCGGGCGCGGTGCGCGACGTGCTGCGGATGGTCGATGTCGTGACGCCGGTGCTGCAGCCGTTCGCGGATGCGCTCGCGGGTCTGCGCGACGAGGATGCGGAGTATGTGTTCGGCACCTGCCTGTCGGTGGTCGAGCGGCGCCAGGATCACGGCTGGTCGCGCATCTGGTCGCCGGCCCAGCAGACGGCGATGTTCGACGACCTCGACCTCGGCGTGATGCTGCCGCTCGTCGCGCGCGTCGTGATCGCCAATCTCGGCCCTTTTATTCGCGGGCTGCTTACCAGCCAAACGAGCAGCCCGGCGGCGATCTAG
- a CDS encoding phage structural protein, with protein MATYSFQDVTATLVGPGGVFSLGSGSGNADEGITIAAAGDKNTMTVGADGEVMHTLHADKSGTVTIRLLKTSPSNAKLMSLYQAQSLDSRLWGKNLIAIGQAAAGDVATARTCAFKKVPDIKYAKDGDVLEWVFDAAKIDRMLGAY; from the coding sequence ATGGCAACCTACAGTTTCCAGGACGTCACCGCGACGCTCGTCGGCCCCGGCGGGGTCTTTTCGCTGGGCTCCGGCTCGGGCAACGCGGACGAAGGCATCACCATCGCGGCCGCGGGTGACAAGAACACGATGACCGTCGGCGCCGACGGCGAGGTGATGCACACGCTGCACGCCGACAAGTCCGGCACGGTGACGATCCGTCTGCTCAAGACCTCGCCGTCGAACGCGAAGCTGATGTCGCTCTATCAGGCTCAGTCGCTCGACAGCCGCCTCTGGGGCAAGAACCTGATCGCGATCGGCCAGGCGGCCGCGGGTGATGTCGCGACGGCGCGCACCTGCGCGTTCAAGAAGGTGCCGGACATCAAGTACGCGAAGGATGGCGACGTGCTCGAGTGGGTGTTCGACGCGGCCAAGATCGACCGGATGCTCGGAGCGTACTGA
- a CDS encoding DUF3383 domain-containing protein codes for MSNGLPVSRLINVSINMSPLAAQGANLNTALILGASAVIDTTERLRAYGSIDAVTADFGTNAPEYVAAALYFNQTPQPRALCIGRWAKTATAGSLRGGVLSAAQQDIGAWRAITAGAFKISVDGAAKSASGLDFSAQTNLNGVATVLNTALPGVTFAWTGQQFVATSGTTGAKSTVGYASAPQAGTDVSALLGLTSDVAGAPVTGIAAEQPTDAVALFLDRFANQFLGLSIADASVADDQHIAVANLIEADQRHLYGVTTQNPQSLDATVATDLASRLKTLKLKYTIAQYSSASPYAVVSLLGRLLTVNFNGNNTTITLMFKQEPAVAAEALTTSQANALQAKRCNVFVAYSNDTSIIQQGVTPSGIFADSVYNAIWFRNRIETDVYNLLYQSPTKVPQTDAGNAQIAAQISAACEAAVNNGYLAAGVWNSAGFGALAQGDTLEKGYYVYAPPIATQSQADREARKAVPFQVAAKEAGAIHSVDILINVNR; via the coding sequence ATGTCCAATGGATTGCCGGTATCGCGCCTGATCAATGTCTCGATCAACATGTCGCCGCTCGCGGCGCAGGGCGCGAACCTGAACACGGCACTGATTCTCGGCGCGTCGGCCGTCATCGATACCACCGAGCGTCTGCGCGCCTACGGCAGTATCGATGCGGTGACGGCCGACTTCGGCACCAATGCGCCCGAGTATGTCGCGGCCGCCCTGTACTTCAACCAGACGCCGCAGCCGCGCGCCCTGTGCATCGGCCGCTGGGCCAAGACGGCGACCGCCGGTTCGTTGCGCGGCGGCGTGCTGTCCGCGGCGCAGCAGGACATCGGCGCATGGCGCGCGATCACGGCCGGCGCGTTCAAGATTTCGGTCGACGGCGCCGCGAAGAGCGCATCGGGTCTCGACTTCTCGGCGCAGACCAACCTGAACGGCGTCGCCACGGTGCTCAACACGGCACTGCCGGGCGTGACCTTCGCCTGGACCGGCCAGCAGTTCGTCGCGACGTCGGGCACGACGGGCGCGAAGTCGACGGTCGGCTATGCGTCCGCGCCGCAGGCCGGCACCGACGTGTCGGCGCTGCTCGGCCTGACGAGCGACGTCGCCGGCGCGCCGGTCACCGGCATCGCGGCCGAGCAGCCGACCGATGCCGTCGCGCTGTTCCTCGATCGTTTCGCGAACCAGTTCCTCGGCCTGTCTATCGCCGACGCGTCGGTCGCCGACGATCAGCACATCGCGGTCGCGAACCTGATCGAGGCGGACCAGCGTCACCTGTACGGCGTCACGACGCAGAATCCGCAATCGCTCGACGCCACGGTGGCGACCGATCTCGCGAGCCGTCTCAAGACGCTCAAGCTCAAGTACACGATCGCGCAGTATTCGAGCGCGTCGCCGTATGCGGTGGTGTCGCTGCTCGGCCGGCTGTTGACCGTGAACTTCAACGGCAACAACACGACGATCACGCTGATGTTCAAGCAGGAGCCGGCCGTGGCGGCCGAGGCGCTCACCACGTCGCAGGCAAACGCGCTGCAGGCGAAGCGCTGCAATGTGTTCGTCGCGTACAGCAACGACACGTCGATCATCCAGCAAGGTGTGACGCCGAGCGGGATCTTCGCGGATTCGGTCTACAACGCGATCTGGTTCCGCAACCGCATCGAGACCGACGTCTACAACCTGCTGTACCAGAGCCCGACCAAGGTGCCGCAGACCGACGCCGGCAACGCACAGATCGCCGCGCAGATCTCGGCTGCCTGCGAGGCGGCGGTGAACAACGGCTATCTCGCCGCGGGCGTGTGGAACAGCGCCGGTTTCGGCGCGCTCGCGCAGGGCGACACGCTGGAGAAGGGCTACTACGTGTACGCGCCGCCGATCGCGACGCAGTCGCAGGCCGATCGCGAGGCGCGCAAGGCGGTGCCGTTCCAGGTCGCCGCCAAGGAAGCCGGCGCGATTCACAGCGTCGACATCCTCATCAACGTCAACCGGTAA
- a CDS encoding phage neck terminator protein has translation MNDNSTGGYLASGNGAPPENDDAFDAQLHALIAGVTGLPDAQIKSHLQMAGQPDPDPTVDACVFGVTALTQDAAPSIVHDGAGDGQDLYTRHQSIDVLATFYGPRARGYAQRFVDGCAVPQNREQLQAHDLAFVGTSEIRAAADPASQQWARRCDLTVTLRRKLVRTYAVRHLESATLATTTDASNPVAGICNIHH, from the coding sequence ATGAACGACAACTCAACGGGCGGCTACCTCGCGTCAGGCAATGGCGCGCCTCCGGAAAACGACGACGCCTTCGACGCGCAGCTGCATGCCTTGATCGCGGGCGTCACCGGCCTGCCGGACGCGCAGATCAAGTCGCACCTGCAGATGGCGGGCCAGCCCGATCCCGATCCGACCGTCGACGCGTGCGTGTTCGGCGTGACCGCGCTGACCCAGGACGCGGCGCCGTCGATCGTGCACGACGGCGCCGGCGATGGTCAGGATCTTTACACCCGGCACCAGTCGATCGACGTGCTGGCGACGTTTTATGGCCCCCGCGCCCGAGGTTACGCCCAGCGTTTCGTCGATGGCTGCGCGGTGCCGCAGAACCGCGAACAGCTGCAGGCACACGACCTGGCGTTCGTCGGCACGAGCGAGATCCGCGCGGCGGCGGATCCCGCGAGTCAGCAGTGGGCGCGGCGCTGCGACCTCACGGTCACGCTGCGCCGCAAGCTTGTCCGGACCTATGCGGTCCGTCACCTCGAATCGGCCACGCTGGCGACGACGACTGATGCGTCGAATCCCGTGGCCGGCATTTGCAACATCCACCACTAG
- a CDS encoding S24 family peptidase — translation MNETELHRVRVERLRAAVEQLEGGNVTAFGKRLGYKDGAFVRQMLSEKRAVSEKTIRAIESLPGMAGWFGAASTESDQPRAEKLPKDQGNVLVWEHPEDLPPDSDRVWLDRFDYRFSAGRGLIQWEIRQKKALPFDVGFFKALGVKPHECKLAQVHGRSMEPYLFNRDMMMICETKTHVRDGHIYAVYFEDEALVKQIFKEPKGALRLHSYNPEYPDRIVAGDQLISLQIVGEVMYRSGSGPAGGN, via the coding sequence ATGAACGAAACAGAACTCCATCGCGTCCGCGTCGAGCGCCTGCGGGCCGCCGTCGAGCAGCTAGAGGGCGGCAATGTGACCGCATTCGGCAAGCGGCTCGGCTACAAGGACGGCGCGTTCGTCCGGCAAATGCTGAGCGAAAAGCGCGCCGTATCCGAAAAGACGATCCGTGCGATCGAGAGTCTGCCCGGCATGGCCGGCTGGTTCGGCGCGGCGTCGACGGAGTCGGATCAGCCGCGCGCCGAGAAACTGCCGAAGGACCAAGGCAACGTCCTGGTCTGGGAGCACCCGGAAGATCTGCCGCCCGACAGCGATCGGGTCTGGCTGGACAGGTTCGACTACAGATTCAGCGCGGGGAGAGGTTTGATCCAGTGGGAAATCAGGCAGAAGAAAGCGCTGCCTTTCGATGTCGGGTTCTTCAAGGCGCTTGGCGTCAAGCCGCATGAGTGCAAGCTTGCCCAGGTCCACGGCCGCAGCATGGAACCGTATCTGTTCAACCGCGACATGATGATGATCTGCGAAACCAAGACGCATGTCCGCGACGGGCACATCTATGCGGTCTATTTCGAGGACGAGGCGCTCGTCAAGCAGATCTTCAAGGAGCCGAAAGGCGCCCTCCGGCTGCATTCGTACAACCCGGAATATCCGGATCGGATCGTCGCGGGCGATCAGCTGATCAGCCTGCAGATCGTCGGGGAAGTGATGTACCGGTCGGGATCGGGGCCCGCGGGCGGGAATTGA